Proteins from a single region of Starkeya sp. ORNL1:
- the fba gene encoding class II fructose-bisphosphate aldolase (catalyzes the reversible aldol condensation of dihydroxyacetonephosphate and glyceraldehyde 3-phosphate in the Calvin cycle, glycolysis, and/or gluconeogenesis), which produces MARITLRQLLDHAAEHSYGVPAFNINNMEQGLAIMEAAYAVDAPVIMQASRGARTYANDIMLSRMIEALTEMYPSIPICMHQDHGNNEATCLSAIQHGFTSVMMDGSLKEDAKTPADYDYNVNITRRVVDAAHWVGASVEGELGVLGSLEHGAGEQEDGHGAEGALSHDQLLTDPDQAVDFVARTKVDALAIAMGTSHGAYKFSRQPDGDILAMHVIEEIHRRLPSVHLVMHGSSSVPQALQDLFNASGGEMPQTWGVPVDEIVRGIRHGVRKVNIDTDCRLAMTAQFRKVATASASEFDPRKFLKPAMDAMRDLCRERFEAFGTAGQASKIKVLPLSAMAKRYASGALDPVIGGARVAAE; this is translated from the coding sequence ATGGCCCGCATCACGCTTCGCCAGTTGCTCGACCACGCGGCCGAGCACTCCTACGGGGTGCCCGCCTTCAACATCAACAATATGGAGCAAGGCCTCGCCATCATGGAGGCGGCCTATGCGGTGGATGCGCCCGTCATCATGCAGGCGAGCCGCGGCGCACGTACCTACGCCAACGACATCATGCTCTCGCGCATGATCGAGGCGCTGACCGAGATGTACCCGTCGATCCCGATCTGCATGCATCAGGACCACGGCAACAACGAGGCGACGTGCCTGTCCGCCATCCAGCACGGCTTCACCTCGGTGATGATGGATGGCTCGCTGAAGGAAGACGCCAAGACCCCGGCGGACTACGACTACAACGTCAACATCACCCGCCGCGTGGTCGATGCCGCGCACTGGGTGGGCGCCTCGGTCGAGGGCGAACTCGGCGTGCTCGGCTCGCTGGAGCACGGCGCCGGCGAGCAGGAGGACGGGCACGGCGCGGAAGGCGCGCTGAGCCACGACCAGTTGCTCACCGATCCGGACCAGGCGGTGGATTTCGTCGCCCGTACCAAGGTCGACGCGCTGGCCATCGCCATGGGCACCTCGCACGGCGCCTACAAATTCTCGCGCCAGCCGGACGGCGACATCCTCGCCATGCATGTCATCGAGGAGATCCATCGCCGGCTGCCGAGCGTGCATCTCGTGATGCACGGCTCCTCCTCGGTGCCGCAGGCGCTGCAGGACCTGTTCAACGCCTCCGGCGGCGAGATGCCCCAGACCTGGGGCGTGCCGGTGGACGAGATCGTGCGCGGCATCCGCCATGGCGTGCGCAAGGTGAATATCGACACGGATTGCCGGCTCGCCATGACCGCGCAGTTCCGCAAGGTGGCGACGGCGTCGGCATCGGAGTTCGATCCGCGCAAATTCCTCAAACCCGCCATGGACGCGATGCGCGACCTGTGCCGGGAACGTTTCGAAGCCTTCGGCACCGCCGGACAGGCCAGCAAGATCAAGGTCTTGCCGCTGTCGGCCATGGCCAAGCGCTATGCCAGCGGCGCGCTCGATCCGGTGATCGGCGGCGCCAGGGTAGCGGCGGAGTGA
- the cbbX gene encoding CbbX protein, with protein MDAITDPPAAIDLQGEFTASGLAEVFDELDHDLVGLAPVKQRLREIAALLLVDRARARFGLSAVSPTLHMSFTGNPGTGKTTVALRMAEILRKLGYVRKGHLVTVTRDDLVGQYIGHTAPKTKEILKKAMGGVLFIDEAYYLYRPENERDYGQEAIEILLQVMENQRDDLVVILAGYADRMERFFTANPGFRSRVAHHIDFPDYSEGELNAIGGRILDSMNYKLSPEAAEAFERYIELRKVQPHFANGRSIRNALDRARLRQANRLFRSERPVTADDLVTIAADDILASRVFSGGIDSYPPLQKEPQA; from the coding sequence ATGGACGCCATCACCGACCCGCCTGCCGCCATCGACCTGCAGGGCGAATTCACCGCATCCGGCCTCGCCGAAGTATTCGACGAGCTCGACCATGACCTCGTCGGCCTCGCGCCGGTGAAGCAGCGGCTGCGCGAGATCGCGGCGCTGCTGCTGGTCGACCGCGCCCGCGCCCGCTTCGGCCTCTCCGCGGTGAGCCCGACGCTGCATATGAGCTTCACCGGCAATCCGGGGACCGGCAAGACCACCGTCGCGCTGCGCATGGCGGAGATCCTGCGCAAGCTCGGCTATGTCCGGAAAGGCCACCTCGTCACGGTGACGCGCGATGACCTGGTCGGCCAGTATATCGGCCACACCGCGCCGAAGACGAAAGAGATCCTCAAGAAAGCGATGGGCGGCGTGCTGTTCATCGACGAGGCGTATTATCTCTATCGGCCGGAGAATGAGCGCGACTACGGCCAGGAAGCGATCGAGATCCTGCTGCAGGTGATGGAGAACCAGCGCGACGACCTCGTCGTCATCCTCGCCGGCTATGCCGACCGGATGGAGCGCTTCTTCACCGCCAATCCCGGCTTCCGCTCGCGGGTGGCGCACCATATCGACTTCCCCGACTATTCGGAGGGCGAGTTGAACGCCATTGGCGGGCGCATCCTCGACAGTATGAACTACAAGCTCAGCCCGGAGGCGGCGGAGGCGTTCGAGCGCTATATCGAACTGCGCAAGGTACAGCCGCATTTCGCCAATGGCCGCTCGATCCGCAACGCGCTGGACCGCGCACGGCTGCGCCAGGCCAACCGGCTGTTCCGCTCGGAGCGCCCGGTGACGGCGGACGACCTCGTCACCATCGCGGCCGACGACATCCTCGCCAGCCGGGTGTTCTCCGGCGGCATCGACAGCTATCCGCCTCTGCAGAAGGAGCCGCAGGCATGA
- a CDS encoding acyltransferase: MQAVSVRNERFEALDSWRGICALAVAIFHFSFVMKTEILQNAILSNSYLFVDFFFVLSGFVVCHAYRDRLGSPRKVGGFVLRRFGRLWPLHAVLLFALMLMVMAINLYGRHPDNFTIDEAKGGYSLVALALNTVLLTAMGLYGNAWNSPAWSIGAELYTYLLFAAVVVFAGKRLLGASLALMLGASLVLLAFAPALMNSTADFGFVRCIGGFFGGVATYHVHEATRDRKLPLPSVAEIGVVALAGLFMLLAGDGPDEVHALSLLAPVVFGAAILVFARERGALSKVLQVRPLRALGRWSYSIYMVHMPLLVLLGYAVWLYGDLSAASLQVDTMVEGHVKQLYDLGDPAATHLMMAGFLATVVLAAAWTYRLVEAPWRDRFSRIAKRYENPGRAIALGGRIGPVRPVAVRAERRG; the protein is encoded by the coding sequence ATGCAGGCTGTTTCTGTTCGAAACGAACGATTTGAAGCTCTCGATTCATGGCGCGGCATCTGTGCACTTGCAGTTGCAATCTTCCATTTTTCGTTCGTGATGAAAACAGAAATCCTGCAAAATGCGATCTTATCGAACTCATATCTGTTCGTGGATTTCTTCTTCGTGCTCTCGGGCTTCGTTGTCTGCCATGCCTATCGCGACCGGCTGGGCAGCCCGCGCAAGGTCGGCGGCTTCGTGCTGCGCCGCTTCGGCCGCCTGTGGCCGCTGCATGCGGTGCTGCTGTTCGCGCTGATGCTGATGGTGATGGCGATCAATCTCTATGGCCGCCATCCGGACAATTTTACCATCGACGAGGCGAAGGGCGGCTATTCGCTGGTGGCGCTGGCGCTCAATACCGTGCTGCTCACCGCCATGGGGCTCTATGGCAATGCCTGGAACAGCCCGGCCTGGAGCATCGGCGCCGAGCTCTACACCTATCTCCTGTTCGCCGCGGTAGTGGTGTTCGCCGGCAAGCGGCTGCTTGGCGCCTCGCTGGCGCTGATGCTGGGCGCGAGCCTGGTGCTGCTCGCCTTCGCGCCGGCTCTCATGAACTCGACCGCGGATTTCGGCTTCGTGCGCTGCATCGGCGGTTTCTTCGGCGGCGTCGCCACCTATCACGTCCACGAGGCGACACGGGACCGAAAGCTGCCGCTGCCCTCGGTCGCCGAAATCGGCGTGGTGGCGCTGGCCGGCCTGTTCATGCTGCTCGCCGGCGACGGGCCGGACGAGGTGCACGCGCTGAGCCTGCTGGCGCCTGTGGTGTTCGGCGCGGCGATCCTGGTGTTCGCCCGCGAGCGCGGCGCATTGTCGAAGGTGCTGCAGGTCCGGCCGCTGCGCGCGCTCGGCCGCTGGTCCTATTCGATCTACATGGTGCACATGCCGCTGCTGGTGCTGCTCGGCTATGCGGTCTGGCTTTATGGCGATCTCAGCGCCGCCTCGCTGCAGGTAGACACCATGGTCGAGGGCCATGTGAAGCAGCTCTACGACCTTGGCGATCCCGCCGCCACGCATCTGATGATGGCCGGCTTCCTCGCTACCGTGGTGCTGGCTGCGGCCTGGACCTATCGCCTGGTCGAGGCGCCCTGGCGCGATCGGTTCAGCCGCATCGCCAAGCGCTACGAGAATCCAGGCCGGGCAATTGCGCTCGGCGGACGGATTGGTCCGGTGCGCCCGGTGGCGGTGCGTGCCGAGCGGCGGGGATGA
- the rpe gene encoding ribulose-phosphate 3-epimerase, with protein MTHPLIAPSMLASDFARLGEEVRDVVSAGADWIHLDVMDGHFVPNITFGPDVIKAMRPHTDKVFDVHLMISPVEPYLEAFAKAGADIITVQAEATDHLDRCLQVIRGLGKKAGVALNPATPESTVAYVLDKVDLLLAMTVNPGFGGQAFIRDVLPKIERLRAMIGGRPIRLEVDGGVNAETGALCARAGADVLVAGSAVFKGGIEGYRANISAIRQACAGRAAA; from the coding sequence ATGACCCATCCCCTCATCGCCCCCTCCATGCTGGCCTCCGACTTCGCGCGCCTCGGCGAGGAGGTGCGCGACGTCGTCTCCGCCGGCGCCGACTGGATCCATCTCGACGTGATGGACGGGCATTTCGTGCCGAACATCACGTTCGGCCCCGATGTGATCAAGGCGATGCGCCCGCACACCGACAAGGTGTTCGACGTGCACCTGATGATCTCGCCGGTCGAGCCGTATCTCGAAGCCTTCGCCAAGGCCGGCGCCGACATCATCACCGTGCAGGCCGAAGCCACCGATCATCTCGACCGCTGCCTGCAAGTGATCCGCGGGCTCGGCAAGAAGGCCGGCGTCGCGCTCAACCCGGCGACGCCGGAAAGCACGGTGGCCTATGTGCTCGACAAGGTGGATCTGCTCCTCGCCATGACGGTGAACCCCGGCTTCGGCGGCCAGGCCTTCATCCGCGACGTGCTGCCGAAGATCGAGCGGCTGCGCGCCATGATCGGGGGCCGGCCGATCCGGCTCGAAGTCGATGGCGGGGTGAATGCCGAGACCGGCGCGCTGTGCGCGCGTGCCGGAGCCGACGTGCTGGTCGCCGGCTCCGCCGTGTTCAAGGGCGGCATCGAGGGCTACCGCGCCAACATCTCCGCTATCCGCCAGGCGTGTGCCGGGCGGGCGGCGGCTTGA
- a CDS encoding phosphoribulokinase translates to MSIHYPIISVTGSSGAGTTSVRRIFEQIFRRENVEAAYIEGDAFHRYDRAEMKRVMADEASHGNHHYSHFGPDSNLFEELEQTFRDYSCTGTGRTRHYVHDDKEAEEFGSAPGTFTEWEDLPGPTDLLFYEGLHGAVMSGNINVARYGDLKIGVVPVINLEWIQKIHRDRSHRGYSTEAVTDTILRRMPDYVNYICPQFTHTDINFQRVPTVDTSNPFIARWIPTADESIVVIRFKSPRGIDFPYLLSMISGSWMSRANSIVIPGGKLDIAMQLILTPMILNLVEKKRRAA, encoded by the coding sequence ATGTCGATCCATTATCCGATCATCTCCGTCACCGGCTCCTCCGGCGCGGGCACCACCTCGGTGCGGCGCATCTTCGAGCAGATCTTCCGCCGCGAGAATGTCGAGGCCGCCTATATCGAGGGCGACGCCTTCCACCGCTACGACCGCGCCGAGATGAAGCGCGTGATGGCGGACGAGGCCTCGCACGGCAACCACCACTACAGCCATTTCGGCCCGGACTCGAACCTGTTCGAGGAGCTGGAGCAGACCTTCCGCGACTATTCCTGCACCGGCACCGGCCGCACCCGGCACTATGTCCATGACGACAAGGAGGCCGAGGAGTTCGGCTCCGCGCCCGGCACCTTCACCGAATGGGAAGACCTGCCCGGCCCCACCGACCTGTTATTCTATGAAGGGCTCCACGGCGCCGTGATGAGCGGCAACATCAATGTGGCGCGCTATGGCGACCTCAAGATCGGCGTCGTCCCGGTCATCAATCTCGAATGGATCCAGAAGATCCATCGCGACCGCTCGCATCGCGGCTATTCCACGGAAGCCGTGACCGACACGATACTTCGGCGCATGCCGGATTACGTGAACTATATTTGCCCGCAATTCACGCACACCGACATCAACTTCCAGCGCGTGCCGACGGTCGATACTTCGAACCCGTTCATCGCGCGCTGGATACCGACGGCGGACGAGTCGATCGTCGTCATCCGCTTCAAGAGCCCGCGCGGCATCGACTTCCCTTACCTGCTCTCGATGATCTCGGGGAGCTGGATGTCCCGCGCGAACTCCATCGTGATCCCAGGCGGCAAGCTGGACATCGCGATGCAGCTGATCCTGACGCCGATGATCCTGAATCTCGTCGAAAAGAAGCGCCGCGCAGCATGA
- a CDS encoding ribulose bisphosphate carboxylase small subunit gives MRITQGAFSFLPDLTDAQITKQVQYCIDKGWAVNIEFTDDPHPRNTYWEMWGMPMFDVPDAAGVMFELQECRKAYAGRHYIRVSAFDSTHTWESVRLSFITDRPADEPGFSLDRQEIDGRNIRYTTRSYAAAKPEGSRY, from the coding sequence ATGCGTATCACCCAGGGAGCCTTCTCCTTCCTGCCGGACCTCACGGACGCGCAGATCACCAAGCAGGTGCAGTACTGCATCGACAAGGGCTGGGCGGTGAACATCGAGTTCACCGACGACCCCCACCCCCGCAACACCTATTGGGAAATGTGGGGCATGCCGATGTTCGACGTGCCCGACGCCGCGGGCGTGATGTTCGAGCTGCAGGAATGCCGCAAGGCCTATGCCGGCCGACACTACATCCGCGTCTCGGCCTTCGATTCCACCCACACGTGGGAATCGGTGCGGCTCTCCTTCATCACTGATCGCCCCGCGGACGAGCCCGGTTTCTCGCTCGACCGCCAGGAGATCGACGGCCGCAACATCCGCTACACGACGCGGTCCTATGCCGCCGCCAAGCCCGAGGGCTCGCGCTACTAG
- a CDS encoding form I ribulose bisphosphate carboxylase large subunit, producing MSTIEKTKSPTVTPAAEKKRDRYSAGVMEYRKMGYWQPDYEPKDTDVIALFRVTPQDGVDPIEASAAVAGESSTATWTVVWTDRLTACDKYRAKCYRVDPVPNSPGSWFAYIAYDLDLFEPGSIANLSASIIGNVFGFKPLKALRLEDMRLPIAYVKTFDGPATGIVVERERLDKFGRPLLGATVKPKLGLSGRNYGRVVYEALKGGLDFTKDDENINSQPFMHWRDRFLYCMEAVNKAQASTGEVKGTYLNITAGTMEDMYERAEFAKQLGSSIVMIDLIIGYTAIQSMSKWARRNDMILHLHRAGHSTYTRQKTHGVSFRVIAKWMRLAGVDHIHAGTVVGKLEGDPHTTKGYYDICREDFVPANLEHGVFFDQPWASTRKLMPVASGGIHAGQMHQLIHLLGEDVVLQFGGGTIGHPMGIQAGAIANRVALEAMILARNEGRDYVNEGPEILKEASRHCLPLRQALETWKDVTFNYTSTDTPDFVPQVTAAE from the coding sequence ATGAGCACAATCGAGAAGACCAAATCACCGACGGTCACCCCGGCAGCCGAGAAGAAGCGCGATCGCTACAGCGCCGGCGTGATGGAATACCGCAAGATGGGCTATTGGCAGCCCGACTACGAGCCGAAGGACACCGACGTCATCGCCCTGTTCCGGGTCACCCCGCAGGACGGCGTCGATCCGATCGAGGCCTCGGCCGCGGTCGCCGGCGAAAGCTCCACCGCGACCTGGACCGTCGTGTGGACCGACCGCCTGACCGCCTGCGACAAGTACCGGGCGAAGTGTTACCGCGTCGATCCGGTGCCGAACTCGCCCGGCTCCTGGTTCGCCTATATCGCCTATGACCTCGATTTGTTCGAGCCGGGCTCGATCGCCAACCTCTCGGCCTCGATCATCGGCAACGTGTTCGGCTTCAAGCCCTTGAAGGCGCTGCGGCTCGAGGACATGCGCCTGCCGATCGCTTACGTGAAGACCTTCGACGGCCCGGCCACCGGCATCGTGGTGGAGCGCGAGCGGCTCGACAAGTTCGGCCGCCCGCTGCTGGGCGCCACGGTGAAGCCGAAGCTCGGCCTCTCCGGCCGCAATTATGGCCGCGTGGTCTATGAGGCGCTGAAGGGCGGGCTCGACTTCACCAAGGACGACGAGAACATCAACTCGCAGCCCTTCATGCACTGGCGCGACCGCTTCCTCTACTGCATGGAGGCGGTGAACAAGGCACAGGCTTCGACCGGCGAGGTGAAGGGCACCTACCTCAACATCACCGCCGGCACCATGGAGGACATGTACGAGCGCGCCGAATTCGCCAAGCAACTCGGCTCCAGCATCGTGATGATCGACCTGATCATCGGCTACACCGCGATCCAGTCCATGTCGAAGTGGGCGCGGCGCAACGACATGATCCTGCATCTGCACCGCGCCGGTCACTCGACCTATACGCGGCAGAAGACCCACGGCGTGTCGTTCCGCGTCATCGCCAAGTGGATGCGCCTTGCCGGCGTCGACCACATCCATGCCGGCACCGTGGTTGGCAAGCTTGAGGGCGACCCCCACACCACCAAGGGCTACTACGACATCTGCCGTGAAGACTTCGTGCCGGCCAACCTCGAGCACGGCGTGTTCTTCGACCAGCCCTGGGCCTCGACCCGCAAGCTGATGCCGGTGGCCTCGGGCGGCATCCATGCCGGCCAGATGCACCAGCTCATCCACCTGCTCGGCGAGGATGTGGTGCTGCAGTTCGGCGGCGGCACCATCGGCCACCCGATGGGCATCCAGGCCGGCGCCATCGCCAACCGCGTCGCGCTGGAGGCGATGATCCTCGCCCGCAACGAGGGCCGGGACTACGTCAATGAAGGCCCGGAGATCCTGAAGGAAGCCTCCCGCCACTGCCTCCCGCTGCGCCAGGCGCTGGAGACGTGGAAGGACGTGACCTTCAACTACACCTCCACCGACACCCCCGACTTCGTGCCGCAAGTCACCGCGGCCGAGTGA
- the tkt gene encoding transketolase encodes MANALRALTMDAVEKAKSGHPGMPMGMADAATVLFTRFMKLDPTRPDWADRDRFVLSAGHGSMLLYAINHLLGYADMDIGEIKRFRQSGSKTPGHPEYGHTLGVETTTGPLGQGLTTAVGMALGERMMNARFGDELVDHFTYVIAGDGCLMEGISHEAIDIAGHLKLGKLIVLWDDNGISIDGQTSLSTSMDQLGRFEAAGWDVFRIDGHAHHALIDAIAKARNTKRPSLIACRTTIGYGAPNKAGTEAVHGAPLGAAEIEGARDRLDWFHEPFEIPDGIRSAWELIADRGRVARENWEDRFEMSANRAAFRQALAGKLPADFEGKLAEYKRSLVETAPKVATRKASEMALGVINAATDLTVGGSADLTHSNLTLTKDLKSVTPGRYAGRYIHYGIREHAMAAVMNGLALHKGAIPYGGTFLTFADYARGGIRLSALMGLRVVYVLTHDSIGLGEDGPTHQPIEHLAMLRATPNLNVFRPADAVETAEAWEIALNSETTPSVLALSRQNLPTFRTDVAENLTARGAYLARKPEARRDITLLATGSEVEIALLAADLLANRGVDAAVVSMPCWELFEQQSDEYRRAVLGKAPRVAIEAAARLGWDRWIGERGTFIGMESFGASAPAPELYAQFGITAEAVVNAACELITCA; translated from the coding sequence ATGGCCAATGCGCTGCGCGCGCTCACCATGGATGCGGTGGAGAAGGCCAAGTCCGGCCACCCCGGCATGCCGATGGGCATGGCCGACGCCGCGACCGTGCTGTTCACCCGCTTCATGAAGCTCGATCCGACGCGGCCCGACTGGGCTGACCGGGACCGCTTCGTGCTCTCCGCCGGCCACGGCTCGATGCTGCTCTATGCGATCAACCATCTGCTCGGCTATGCCGACATGGACATCGGTGAGATCAAGCGCTTCCGCCAGTCCGGCTCGAAGACGCCGGGCCACCCGGAATACGGCCACACGCTGGGCGTCGAGACCACCACCGGCCCGCTCGGCCAGGGCCTCACCACCGCGGTCGGCATGGCACTCGGCGAGCGCATGATGAATGCCCGCTTCGGCGACGAGCTGGTGGATCACTTCACCTATGTCATCGCCGGCGACGGCTGCCTGATGGAAGGCATCTCCCACGAGGCGATCGACATCGCCGGGCACCTGAAGCTCGGCAAGCTGATCGTGCTGTGGGATGACAACGGCATCTCCATCGATGGGCAGACCTCGCTCTCCACCTCGATGGACCAGCTCGGGCGCTTCGAGGCGGCCGGCTGGGACGTGTTCCGCATCGACGGCCACGCCCATCACGCGCTGATCGACGCCATCGCCAAGGCCCGCAACACCAAGCGGCCCTCGCTGATCGCCTGCCGCACCACCATCGGCTACGGCGCGCCCAACAAGGCCGGCACCGAGGCGGTGCACGGCGCCCCGCTGGGCGCTGCCGAGATCGAAGGCGCGCGCGACCGGCTCGACTGGTTCCACGAGCCCTTCGAGATCCCGGACGGCATACGCTCGGCCTGGGAGCTGATCGCCGATCGCGGCCGTGTCGCCCGCGAGAATTGGGAAGACCGCTTCGAAATGTCGGCCAATCGCGCGGCGTTCCGCCAGGCGCTGGCCGGCAAGCTCCCCGCGGATTTCGAGGGCAAGCTCGCCGAGTACAAGCGCTCGCTGGTCGAGACCGCGCCCAAGGTCGCGACCCGCAAGGCGTCGGAAATGGCGCTCGGCGTGATCAATGCAGCGACCGACCTCACCGTCGGCGGCTCGGCCGACCTCACCCACTCGAACCTGACGCTGACCAAGGACCTGAAGTCGGTCACGCCGGGCCGCTATGCGGGCCGCTATATCCATTACGGCATTCGCGAGCATGCGATGGCCGCGGTGATGAACGGCCTCGCGCTGCACAAGGGTGCCATTCCCTATGGCGGCACCTTCCTGACCTTCGCGGACTATGCCCGCGGCGGCATCCGGCTCTCGGCGCTGATGGGCCTGCGGGTGGTCTATGTCCTTACCCACGACTCCATCGGCCTTGGCGAAGACGGCCCGACCCACCAGCCGATCGAGCACCTCGCCATGCTCAGGGCCACGCCGAACCTCAACGTGTTCCGTCCGGCGGATGCGGTGGAGACCGCGGAAGCCTGGGAGATCGCGCTGAACTCCGAGACCACGCCCTCGGTGCTGGCGCTGTCGCGGCAGAACCTGCCGACCTTCCGCACCGATGTAGCTGAGAACCTCACGGCGCGCGGCGCCTATCTCGCCCGCAAGCCGGAGGCGCGGCGCGACATCACGCTGCTCGCCACCGGTTCGGAGGTCGAGATCGCGCTGCTCGCCGCCGATCTGCTCGCCAATCGCGGGGTCGATGCCGCGGTGGTCTCGATGCCGTGCTGGGAATTGTTCGAGCAGCAGAGCGACGAGTATCGCCGCGCCGTGCTCGGCAAGGCGCCGCGCGTCGCCATCGAGGCCGCGGCCCGGCTCGGCTGGGATCGCTGGATCGGCGAGCGCGGGACGTTCATCGGCATGGAGAGCTTCGGCGCTTCGGCGCCGGCGCCCGAGCTCTATGCCCAGTTCGGCATCACCGCGGAAGCGGTGGTGAACGCCGCCTGCGAACTCATCACCTGCGCCTGA